In one Lolium rigidum isolate FL_2022 chromosome 3, APGP_CSIRO_Lrig_0.1, whole genome shotgun sequence genomic region, the following are encoded:
- the LOC124704184 gene encoding cathepsin B-like protease 2, with the protein MRGASLLLLVVLSAAAAAAPQLVGAAKGNLKILQKDIVETINNHPNAGWTAGHNPALADYTVEQFKHILGVKPTPPGLLAGVPTKTYPRSEVLPKEFDARTKWSSCSTIGNILDQGHCGSCWAFGAVECLQDRFCIHQNINISLSANDLVACCGFMCGDGCDGGYPISAWRYFVKEGVVTEECDPYFDQEGCQHPGCEPAYDTPVCEKKCKVQNQIWEQKKHFSVNAYRVKSDPHDIMAEVYKNGPVEVSFTVYEDFAHYKSGVYKHVTGDEMGGHAVKLIGWGTSDAGEDYWLLANQWNRGWGDDGYFKIIRGTNECGIEEDVVAGMPSTKNTAGDHGSSGFGTAIL; encoded by the exons ATGAGGGGCGCCTCGCTTCTGCTGCTCGTCGTCCTCTCCGCCGCAGCTGCTGCTGCCCCGCAG CTCGTCGGAGCAGCAAAAGGAAACTTGAAAATTCTGCAG AAAGACATCGTAGAGACGATCAACAACCATCCCAATGCCGGGTGGACTGCCGGGCACAATCCCGCCTTGGCGGACTATACT GTTGAGCAATTTAAGCATATCCTGGGAGTGAAGCCAACACCTCCGGGCTTGCTTGCTGGTGTTCCGACCAAAACTTACCCAAGGTCAGAGGTGCTCCCCAAGGAGTTCGACGCCAGAACTAAGTGGTCTAGTTGCAGCACAATTGGGAACATACTTG ATCAA GGTCACTGTGGTTCCTGCTGGGCTTTTGGTGCTGTGGAGTGTCTGCAAGATCGCTTCTGCATTCATCAGAACATT AACATTTCACTTTCTGCCAACGACCTAGTGGCTTGCTGTGGTTTTATGTGTGGTGATGGTTGTGATGGAGGATATCCTATCAGTGCATGGCGATACTTCGTTAAGGAGGGTGTGGTAACTGAGGAG TGTGATCCATACTTTGATCAGGAGGGCTGCCAACATCCTGGTTGTGAACCTGCTTATGATACACCTGTGTGTGAAAAGAAATGCAAGGTGCAGAACCAGATTTGGGAGCAAAAGAAACATTTCAGCGTCAATGCATACAGAGTAAAGTCTGATCCACATGACATCATGGCAGAGGTCTACAAGAATGGCCCTGTAGAAGTCTCTTTCACAGTTTATGAG GACTTTGCACACTACAAATCAGGAGTATACAAGCACGTCACAGGTGACGAGATGGGAGGTCATGCTGTCAAGTTGATTGGATGGGGAACCAGTGATGCGGGCGAGGATTACTGG CTTCTTGCAAACCAGTGGAACAGGGGCTGGGGTGAT GACGGCTACTTCAAGATCATAAGAGGCACGAACGAATGTGGCATTGAAGAAGATGTCGTTGCTGGCATGCCATCGACAAAGAACACCGCCGGAGACCATGGCAGCAGCGGTTTTGGAACTGCTATACTCTGA